The Oncorhynchus tshawytscha isolate Ot180627B linkage group LG08, Otsh_v2.0, whole genome shotgun sequence genome window below encodes:
- the LOC112256603 gene encoding protein FAM167A — MMTFYADPFKTSSALAMDFKELGGEDNCEGDTEGNAEDLNNVKVLTEKLKLQTRRPSYLEWQERLQSRPWKENPNGLDNSQETAEKYVFLPEIMRDENSDLTIRNICGFDTIDDALDFLRKELREMRFQDNRLARQLIRLRVEIHRLKVEQVCHRHKEMLDDATYELEECGEESDLLCDIPMKAAFALSTPLKHLGLTKMNINSRRFSLC, encoded by the exons ATGATGACTTTTTACGCAGATCCATTTAAAACGTCTAGTGCACTTGCAATGGACTTCAAGGAGCTGGGAGGCGAGGACAACTGCGAAGGAGATACAGAGGGAAACGCTGAGGATTTGAACAATGTGAAAGTCCTTACCGAAAAACTAAAGTTACAAACCCGCAGACCATCCTACCTTGAATGGCAGGAGCGCTTGCAGAGCCGACCGTGGAAGGAGAACCCAAATGGTTTAGATAATAGTCAAGAGACTGCAGAGAAATATGTGTTTTTGCCTGAAATTATGCGGGATGAGAACTCAGATCTAACCATCCGCAACATCTGTGGCTTCGATACCATTGATGATGCGTTGGATTTTCTTAGAAAAGAGCTG AGGGAGATGCGGTTCCAGGATAACCGTCTGGCGCGCCAGCTGATCCGTCTGCGTGTGGAGATCCACCGGCTGAAGGTGGAGCAGGTGTGTCACCGCCACAAGGAGATGCTGGACGACGCCACCTACGAGCTGGAGGAGTGTGGCGAGGAGTCCGACCTGCTCTGTGACATCCCCATGAAGGCTGCCTTTGCTCTGTCCACCCCCCTCAAACACCTTGGCCTCACCAAGATGAACATCAACTCCCGACGCTTCTCCCTCTGTTGA